In the Drosophila takahashii strain IR98-3 E-12201 chromosome 3R, DtakHiC1v2, whole genome shotgun sequence genome, one interval contains:
- the LOC108065282 gene encoding trypsin-1 has product MMYKLILLFFYIHRCLCLENRPDPRIVGGFPADIANIPYIVSIQLYGIHHCGGSIINNHTILTAAHCLNGVSHRLLRVKVGGTSRYRKDGDIFQVAGLQIHDKFNAKTMDYDIGIIRLAKNLTLSRKVKAIPINPKRIADGTYATIAGWGFKSMNGAPSDHLRYARVPIVNQTACRNLLGKIVTDRMLCAGYLQGGTDACQMDSGGPLSVAEQLVGVISWGVGCALADKPGVYSRLDALYPWLNKVLNKLK; this is encoded by the exons ATGATGTACAAGTTGATATTACTTTTCTTTTACATCCACCGGTGTCTTTGTCTGGAGAACCGACCGGACCCACGCATAGTGGGCGGTTTTCCAGCTGATATTGCCAATATTCCGTACATAGTATCCATACAACTATATGGCATACACCATTGTGGTGGCTCCATAATAAATAACCATACCATTTTAACGGCTGCCCATTGCTTAAACGGAGTTTCGCATCGTCTGTTGAGAGTTAAAGTCGGTGGAACCTCACGATATCGGAAGGATGGGGATATATTCCAAGTGGCCGGTCTGCAGATACATGATAAGTTCAATGCCAAGACTATGGACTATGATATCGGAATAATCCGGCTGGCCAAGAACCTGACATTGTCTAGAAAG GTTAAGGCAATCCCCATAAACCCCAAAAGAATAGCGGATGGAACATATGCCACCATAGCCGGTTGGGGATTTAAGTCCATGAATGGCGCTCCATCGGACCATCTGAGATATGCTCGAGTTCCAATCGTAAATCAAACGGCATGCCGGAATTTACTGGGAAAAATTGTGACAGATCGGATGTTATGTGCGGGATATCTTCAGGGAGGTACGGATGCCTGTCAAATGGACTCGGGAGGTCCTTTGTCAGTGGCGGAACAACTGGTGGGCGTCATTTCCTGGGGAGTTGGGTGCGCTTTGGCCGACAAGCCGGGGGTCTATTCACGCCTTGACGCTCTGTATCCCTGGTTAAACAaggttttaaataaacttaaataa
- the LOC138913319 gene encoding uncharacterized protein has product MHIKICIVLLAIGLNQTLALSIVSCLINNAENFISSSVEDLRAFFANLKELEALINEVIPSSKRKEVIAEVKEIVTDIVSNEVFQKCLSGPNTLSDLKCFTNAFLVEFVKAPQTVMSIVKDSNLLAFVEDVIRSTPYNIPKLTAALEQKITQNITKLIEDIKSCAAA; this is encoded by the exons ATGCACATCAAGATTTGCATTGTCCTTTTGGCCATTGGCCTGAACCAAACTTTGGCCTTGAGCATAGTATCGTGCTTGATAAATAATGCtgaaaattttatctcatcCTCTGTTGAAGACCTTAGGGCATTTTTCG ctaaTCTAAAGGAACTTGAAGCGTTGATCAATGAGGTTATTCCTAGCTCAAAACGCAAAGAAGTAATAGCTGAAGTTAAAGAAATCGTGACTGACATCGTTTCCAATGAGGTCTTCCAGAAGTGCCTTTCGGGACCAAATACCTTAAGCGACTTGAAATGCTTCACTAATGCC TTTTTGGTCGAGTTCGTCAAAGCACCCCAGACCGTAATGTCCATCGTCAAGGACTCCAACCTGCTGGCCTTTGTGGAAGATGTTATTAGGAGCACCCCATATAATATTCCTAAATTAACAGCGGCCCTTGAACAGAAAATTACTCAGAATATTACCAAACTCATAGAAGATATCAAATCCTGCGCGGCCGCCTAA
- the Vps16B gene encoding vacuolar protein sorting-associated protein 16B: protein MDLHLDSETYWNRSSRAAFSFDDEDEVDLGPELASNGILADDTISEASFNNSCTLNLSIKSILSEEALKLVLQEQTLDDRVLPKGVSPEEELKLLRRQLQSTLYSPNLEATAQKLLQGKTAPLEMFKSLQEKQQLLDTLIAQGGGHAVITVLLFLKRTLNTAQFHGILGERPKALEQYLSYLKESGDSTSHIELLQRFGRHQEAALKQFQAALASGDVSSRKKHLQLLVDAYATAGVGVIPLYEQVFHAALKMQQLMEKENGLSKMLRDQATPIEVLYACCQANNNWKEQDMLKAVSPQRFATDQQISPAQYEWTALNERAQAQAYADLECIFERVPSWHPLKTKQFHISFDLTLAVLRLHELQAPSTVLQLFLSKMGNSGEKLALARRVKCIRAVIDAMAGLKQQQELQQLKDSLPERSEEQFYCENALKSLQSKRWTTDNIKLKL, encoded by the coding sequence atggaccTCCATTTGGACAGTGAGACCTATTGGAACCGATCCTCGCGAGCGGCGTTTAGCTtcgacgacgaggacgaggtgGACCTCGGCCCGGAATTGGCCAGCAATGGAATCCTGGCCGACGACACCATTTCGGAGGCCAGTTTCAACAACAGCTGCACCTTGAACCTCTCGATCAAATCCATTCTGAGCGAGGAGGCACTGAAACTGGTGCTCCAGGAGCAGACACTGGACGACCGGGTGCTGCCCAAGGGCGTCTCGCCGGAGGAGGAGTTAAAGCTGCTGCGTCGCCAGCTGCAGAGCACGCTCTACAGTCCCAATCTTGAGGCCACGGCGCAGAAGTTGCTGCAGGGAAAGACGGCTCCGCTGGAGATGTTTAAATCCCTGCAAGagaagcagcagctgctggatACCCTGATAGCCCAAGGCGGTGGCCATGCCGTCATCACGGTGCTGCTGTTCCTCAAGAGGACGCTGAACACAGCCCAGTTCCATGGGATTCTCGGGGAGCGTCCCAAGGCATTGGAGCAGTATCTGAGTTATCTGAAGGAAAGCGGCGATTCCACCAGTCACATTGAGCTACTGCAGCGATTTGGACGCCACCAGGAGGCGGCTCTCAAGCAGTTCCAGGCCGCCCTGGCCTCAGGCGATGTGAGCAGCAGGAAAAAGCATCTCCAGCTCCTGGTAGATGCCTATGCCACGGCGGGCGTGGGTGTTATACCGCTTTACGAGCAGGTTTTCCATGCCGCCCTCAAGATGCAGCAGCTGATGGAGAAGGAGAACGGGCTGAGCAAGATGCTCCGTGATCAAGCGACGCCCATTGAGGTGCTCTATGCCTGCTGTCAGGCTAATAACAATTGGAAGGAGCAGGATATGCTGAAAGCCGTCTCCCCCCAGCGATTTGCCACCGACCAGCAGATATCCCCGGCCCAATACGAGTGGACGGCGCTGAATGAGAGGGCGCAGGCACAGGCCTATGCGGATCTGGAGTGCATATTCGAGCGAGTGCCCAGTTGGCATCCGCTGAAGACTAAGCAGTTTCACATCAGCTTCGATCTGACCCTGGCCGTCCTGCGACTTCACGAACTGCAGGCCCCATCGACCGTTCTCCAGCTATTCCTCTCCAAGATGGGCAACAGCGGCGAGAAACTGGCGCTGGCCCGGCGGGTGAAGTGCATCAGGGCGGTCATCGATGCCATGGCCGGGctgaagcagcagcaggaactgCAGCAGCTCAAGGACTCGCTGCCCGAGCGATCCGAGGAGCAGTTCTACTGCGAGAACGCCTTGAAGAGCCTGCAGAGCAAGCGATGGACCACGGACAACATCAAGCTCAAACTGTAG